In Nycticebus coucang isolate mNycCou1 chromosome 9, mNycCou1.pri, whole genome shotgun sequence, the following are encoded in one genomic region:
- the LOC128594700 gene encoding olfactory receptor 5V1-like yields the protein MEGENQTAPFEFIILGFSNLNEFQFLLFTIFFVTYICSLGGNIIIIWVTMTDSRLHTPMYFFLENLAFLDVCYTTTNVPQMMVHLLSKKKSISYVGCMAQLFAFIFSVGSESLLLSAMAYDRYLAICKPLRYSVIMNKTLFSQLVASCWTGGFLNSVVHTVLTFRLPFCGNNQINYFFCDIPPLLILSCGDTSINELALLCIGVFIGWTPFLCIVLSYLYIISTILRIHSSEGRKKAFSTCASHLIVVLLYYGSAIFTYVRPISAYSLEKDRLISVLYSVVTPMLNPIIYTLRNKDIKEAVKVIRSKWQASGSLSYDL from the coding sequence ATGGAAGGAGAAAATCAAACAGCTCCATTTGAGTTTATCATCTTGGGATTCTCCAATTTAAATGAATTTCAATTTCTACTTTTCACCATCTTCTTTGTGACTTATATCTGTTCCTTGGGaggaaacattattattatttgggtgACCATGACAGATTCACGCTTACATACtcccatgtatttttttctggaaaactTAGCTTTTCTTGATGTCTGCTATACCACCACCAATGTCCCCCAGATGATGGTGCAtcttttatcaaagaaaaaaagcatttcctATGTGGGTTGCATGGCACaactttttgcatttattttttcagttgggTCAGAGTCCCTGCTATTGTCAGCAATGGCATATGACCGTTACCTTGCAATATGCAAACCCTTAAGGTATTCTGTAATTATGAACAAGACCCTGTTCAGCCAGTTAGTAGCCTCATGCTGGACTGGTGGTTTTCTCAATTCAGTGGTGCACACGGTGTTAACATTCCGCCTGCCCTTCTGTGGCAATAATCAGATTAATTATTTCTTCTGTGACATTCCTCCTTTGCTGATCTTGTCCTGTGGGGACACTTCTATCAATGAGTTGGCACTGCTCTGCATTGGGGTCTTCATTGGTTGGACTCCTTTTCTGTGTATTGTCCTTTCCTACCTTTACATAATCTCTACAATCTTGAGGATCCACTCctcagagggaagaaaaaaggccTTTTCGACATGTGCCTCCCACCTGATTGTTGTTCTTCTCTATTATGGCAGCGCCATCTTCACATATGTACGGCCCATCTCAGCTTACTCATTGGAGAAAGACCGGCTGATCTCAGTATTGTACAGTGTTGTTACCCCCATGCTAAATCCTATAATCTACACTTTGAGGAATAAGGATATTAAAGAGGCTGTGAAGGTTATAAGGAGCAAGTGGCAAGCTTCAGGCTCACTCTCTTACGATTTATAA